A single region of the Oleispira antarctica RB-8 genome encodes:
- a CDS encoding Diguanylate cyclase/phosphodiesterase gives MKTSNSTTILEMPSSWLLHYFDEAPYSKMISALPCLQEAYLCVQTEDIRKTWYQRKLKAIILVVEKHDTLLEDWACRLMMALPEAPLVIISVEKLALDEVKLLELGIQDIWSLEELSETLLSRIMHHSIIRKQVEYQTRHLAHYDSLTGIANRTLFQDRLDHSLLHARRECHVLGLLILDLDRFRVVNEHYGHDIGDLLLKQFARRLGEIVRRSDTVARLNGNNFAVLLENVVNENMISQVAEKLCKAFSEPYFIAGHEIFCSISIGIEIASRVSYDGSLLLGHAELALRQAKQDGRNDYRFFISNMSPPDMVRASLESALHHALERQELSLQYQPQIRVSNKQFIGTEVLLRWTHETLGSISPVVFIPVLEETGLINKVGEWVLASSCRQHQEWIEKGALPSDAKLSVNLSPRQFRQRDLADRIVQILDITGMKPQLLTLEITEGVLMDNLQQGIDILGRLREIGVSIAIDDFGTGYSSLAYLKDLPIDYLKIDRVFVKDIVDDKNDAAIANSIIALAHNLGMEVIAEGVEDHNVLGVLQAFGCDHYQGFFFSRPVDPEKIPGIALQLFSDESFGFTGTTHPSMMKEK, from the coding sequence ATGAAGACCAGTAACTCCACGACTATTCTTGAAATGCCATCTTCTTGGTTGCTTCATTATTTTGATGAAGCACCCTACAGCAAGATGATCAGTGCTTTGCCTTGTTTGCAAGAGGCTTACCTGTGTGTGCAAACGGAAGATATCCGCAAGACTTGGTATCAGCGTAAACTAAAGGCCATTATTTTAGTGGTTGAAAAGCACGATACGTTGTTAGAGGACTGGGCATGCCGTTTAATGATGGCATTGCCTGAAGCGCCGCTAGTTATCATCTCAGTAGAAAAACTGGCTCTTGATGAAGTGAAACTATTAGAGCTTGGTATTCAAGACATCTGGTCGCTAGAAGAGCTTAGTGAAACATTATTATCGAGAATAATGCACCACAGTATTATCCGAAAACAAGTCGAATATCAAACACGTCATCTCGCTCACTATGATTCTCTGACGGGCATTGCCAATCGAACACTCTTTCAAGATCGATTAGATCATTCTTTATTACATGCACGCCGAGAATGTCATGTATTAGGTTTGTTGATCCTCGATTTAGATCGCTTCAGGGTGGTAAATGAGCATTATGGGCATGACATTGGGGACTTGCTTTTAAAGCAGTTTGCTCGTCGTTTAGGTGAAATCGTAAGACGCTCTGATACTGTCGCTCGTTTAAATGGAAATAATTTTGCCGTATTGCTTGAGAATGTCGTGAATGAAAATATGATTTCCCAAGTAGCCGAAAAGCTCTGCAAAGCTTTTAGCGAACCTTATTTTATTGCGGGTCATGAAATATTTTGCAGTATCAGTATAGGTATTGAGATTGCTAGTCGAGTCTCTTATGACGGCTCTTTGCTGCTGGGTCATGCTGAATTAGCATTACGCCAAGCCAAGCAGGATGGACGTAATGATTACCGCTTCTTTATTTCTAATATGAGCCCACCCGACATGGTGCGGGCGAGTTTAGAAAGTGCCCTGCATCATGCGTTAGAGCGCCAAGAACTGAGTTTGCAATATCAGCCGCAGATACGGGTGAGTAATAAGCAGTTTATCGGCACAGAAGTTCTTTTGCGTTGGACACACGAAACCTTAGGCTCAATTTCTCCTGTGGTATTTATTCCTGTTCTAGAAGAAACAGGATTAATTAATAAAGTGGGTGAATGGGTGCTTGCTTCGTCATGCCGGCAGCATCAGGAATGGATTGAAAAAGGTGCTTTGCCTAGTGATGCAAAGCTATCTGTTAACTTATCACCGCGACAATTTAGGCAGCGCGATCTTGCCGACCGAATAGTGCAGATTTTAGATATCACAGGGATGAAGCCACAACTTCTTACTCTGGAAATCACTGAAGGTGTTTTGATGGATAATCTGCAGCAAGGTATTGACATATTAGGTCGTCTCAGAGAGATCGGGGTGTCTATCGCAATCGATGATTTTGGCACTGGTTATTCTTCCTTAGCGTATCTGAAAGATTTACCGATTGATTATTTAAAGATTGATCGAGTTTTTGTTAAAGACATAGTAGACGATAAAAACGATGCTGCGATCGCGAACTCAATCATCGCACTTGCTCATAATTTGGGTATGGAAGTTATTGCTGAAGGTGTAGAAGATCATAATGTACTGGGGGTATTACAAGCGTTTGGCTGTGATCATTATCAAGGTTTCTTTTTCTCGCGCCCGGTTGATCCTGAAAAAATTCCTGGCATCGCCCTGCAATTGTTCTCTGATGAGTCTTTTGGGTTCACAGGCACAACTCACCCAAGTATGATGAAAGAAAAGTAG
- the folA gene encoding Dihydrofolate reductase codes for MKCALIVAMAENQTIGINNTLPWHLPNDLKYFKQVTMAKPIIMGRKTYESIGRPLPGRTNIVITRQSDYQAEGIVIVNSLPQALAKAEEISLVAGHEEVMVIGGAEIYQQALLQADRLYITHVHAEIEGDAFFPTVEWNDWQEVKREDYSADPEGGEKRNPFDYSFVVYDRTE; via the coding sequence ATGAAATGTGCGCTCATCGTTGCAATGGCTGAAAATCAGACCATTGGCATCAATAATACCCTTCCTTGGCATTTGCCCAATGACCTTAAATACTTCAAACAGGTCACGATGGCGAAGCCGATTATTATGGGACGTAAAACTTACGAGTCCATAGGACGCCCCTTACCCGGTCGTACCAATATTGTGATTACTAGACAAAGTGATTATCAAGCCGAAGGCATTGTGATCGTGAACAGTTTGCCGCAAGCGTTGGCTAAAGCAGAAGAAATAAGTTTGGTTGCGGGTCATGAAGAAGTGATGGTAATAGGCGGGGCTGAAATTTATCAGCAAGCGCTATTACAAGCCGACCGTTTGTACATTACCCATGTTCACGCTGAGATCGAAGGCGATGCATTTTTTCCGACGGTTGAATGGAACGACTGGCAAGAAGTTAAGCGTGAAGATTACAGTGCCGACCCAGAGGGCGGTGAGAAGCGTAATCCGTTTGATTACAGCTTTGTCGTATACGACCGCACGGAATAG
- the plsC gene encoding 1-acyl-sn-glycerol-3-phosphate acyltransferase, translating into MLYYARLVAVCAYFVLFSIMAVIYSCIRPFHGNNTRTVLKFLWPTYWMMNLKVIALNNPKIDYPVVYVVNHQDLLDVFYFAKVWPKNCSGVGKKELAWVPIFGAAFWLAGNIFINRGDKDKAHAVVDQMAEKIVSLNRSIFIMPEGTRSRGKGLLPFKKGAFLTAIKAGVPIVPLCVSSSKNVTLTDWAPKPGIVEFLDPISTEGLSESDAERLALECHDLMKAHIDKLDQRLSAEF; encoded by the coding sequence ATGCTGTACTACGCTCGCCTTGTTGCTGTCTGCGCTTATTTTGTTTTGTTCTCTATCATGGCGGTCATTTACTCCTGTATTCGCCCTTTTCACGGTAATAATACACGTACGGTATTAAAGTTTTTATGGCCGACTTATTGGATGATGAACTTAAAAGTCATTGCCCTAAATAATCCAAAAATAGATTATCCTGTCGTTTATGTCGTAAATCACCAAGACTTATTAGATGTTTTTTACTTTGCCAAAGTATGGCCAAAAAATTGCTCAGGTGTCGGCAAGAAAGAACTCGCATGGGTTCCGATTTTTGGTGCGGCTTTTTGGCTAGCAGGTAATATTTTTATTAATCGCGGTGACAAAGATAAAGCACATGCGGTGGTTGATCAGATGGCTGAAAAAATCGTTTCGTTGAACCGTTCGATTTTTATTATGCCGGAAGGTACGCGTAGTCGTGGTAAAGGATTGCTACCTTTTAAGAAGGGCGCTTTTTTAACTGCGATTAAAGCTGGGGTTCCTATTGTGCCGTTATGTGTCAGCTCAAGTAAGAATGTCACTTTAACGGACTGGGCACCTAAGCCTGGGATCGTTGAATTTTTAGACCCTATATCAACAGAAGGTCTCAGCGAAAGTGATGCTGAACGCCTTGCGTTGGAGTGTCATGATCTTATGAAAGCGCATATTGATAAACTGGACCAGCGCTTATCAGCTGAATTTTAA
- a CDS encoding phospholipase C, producing the protein MKKLFYTAALAFISSSVLAMSEAPTALDTHIVFTNSTLDTLQVSLSGDASVIQQATEVGPLATATLAKLTRNAGANSALNIQLSSADYQINLTQNTEGTNLVFGANTSDLNIAPQANEEIQRHQTELAGDANTLAFNAKDLAKGGQLTYVLQEKDNKPALGAANELNVLSYNIWATTIFGSKKVDTRLNEMPAIMAGYDVLVLTEVYDTIRTNKLLANLRAEYPYQTADVLKLGKLLGSGVRILSRWPITIEDSFNYTPCNGIQCPASRSVIYAQIQKQGNPYNVFATHTQSSDDDANRNARLAQLQEMGDYIRSLNIPSNEPVIMAGDFNINKIGLPQDRNYLEAVLSATEPENRGHNFTYDADTNTWAEQPYIEYLDYTLTANNNLQPVSAYQEAFAPRATIDALWGEWDLSDHYPVRGIFSYPSAAEPQRPAFPFVGDVVHVRTANGYFMRSMSGGNSFISAGSDQIGTWESFSFEDQGNGKVAIKAFDGHYVALDSYLIGTLKASSDSVSAAATFTLVELGNNKLAIKADNGKYLRADFGGNAGLSAGSSNIGTNQTFTLIRR; encoded by the coding sequence ATGAAAAAATTGTTTTATACCGCAGCGCTGGCTTTTATAAGCAGCTCTGTTCTGGCAATGTCAGAAGCACCAACCGCATTGGATACCCATATTGTTTTTACTAATAGCACTTTGGATACATTACAGGTTTCGCTTTCTGGCGATGCGAGTGTCATTCAACAGGCAACGGAAGTAGGCCCTTTGGCTACTGCGACATTAGCAAAACTAACCCGTAACGCTGGGGCGAATAGCGCACTCAATATTCAACTTTCCAGTGCTGATTATCAAATCAATCTAACTCAGAATACTGAAGGTACGAATTTAGTATTCGGTGCCAATACTTCTGATCTAAATATCGCTCCACAAGCTAATGAAGAAATTCAACGCCATCAAACAGAGCTTGCTGGTGATGCGAATACACTGGCATTCAATGCCAAAGATCTAGCAAAAGGCGGGCAGCTAACTTATGTTTTGCAGGAAAAAGATAATAAACCTGCTCTAGGCGCTGCTAACGAACTTAATGTGTTGAGCTATAACATCTGGGCAACCACAATTTTTGGTTCTAAAAAAGTGGATACACGCTTAAATGAAATGCCTGCGATCATGGCGGGTTACGATGTATTAGTTCTGACTGAAGTTTATGACACGATTCGAACAAATAAGTTATTAGCTAATTTGCGGGCTGAATATCCTTATCAGACAGCGGATGTTTTAAAATTAGGCAAGCTTCTAGGTTCAGGGGTTCGTATTTTATCTCGCTGGCCTATAACGATTGAAGACAGCTTCAATTACACCCCATGTAATGGCATTCAGTGCCCAGCATCTCGCTCTGTTATTTATGCCCAAATTCAAAAGCAGGGTAACCCATACAATGTATTCGCCACGCATACTCAATCTTCTGATGATGATGCCAACCGTAATGCACGCTTAGCGCAGCTACAGGAAATGGGCGACTATATTCGCAGCTTAAACATTCCATCTAATGAGCCTGTCATAATGGCCGGCGATTTCAATATAAATAAGATTGGCTTACCTCAAGACCGTAATTATTTAGAAGCTGTATTAAGCGCAACGGAACCTGAAAACCGTGGCCATAACTTTACGTATGATGCTGATACGAATACTTGGGCTGAACAGCCATATATTGAATACCTTGATTACACACTAACGGCCAATAACAATTTACAGCCAGTGTCTGCTTACCAAGAAGCATTTGCACCTCGTGCAACGATTGATGCACTTTGGGGCGAGTGGGACCTTTCCGATCATTACCCTGTGCGCGGTATATTTTCTTATCCTTCAGCGGCCGAACCTCAGCGTCCTGCCTTTCCTTTCGTAGGTGATGTGGTTCATGTGAGAACGGCTAACGGTTATTTCATGCGTAGCATGAGCGGAGGCAATAGCTTTATCTCAGCAGGTTCTGACCAAATTGGAACTTGGGAGAGCTTCTCTTTTGAAGATCAAGGTAATGGTAAAGTTGCGATTAAGGCATTTGACGGTCACTACGTAGCATTGGATTCTTATCTAATCGGTACCTTAAAAGCATCAAGTGATTCGGTTTCTGCAGCCGCTACTTTCACTCTCGTTGAACTGGGTAATAATAAGCTGGCAATTAAAGCCGATAATGGTAAATATCTGCGCGCTGATTTCGGTGGCAATGCTGGGTTAAGTGCAGGTTCTTCTAATATCGGAACAAACCAAACTTTTACTCTTATTCGCCGTTAA